The nucleotide sequence TAAAGGAGGCGATTGAGGCGGACACGTTGCCAATTTCGGAGGGAGATGCTTGAGGTTTGCtgttgaggttggagagCTCTGCGCGGAGAGACTTGCTTTGCCGCAAGGCGGAATTGTAGGCGATATTCTACGTTGAGGAGTTAGCGGGTGTATGCTTGAATATTTATTCGGTCTGGCCTACCATGGCGACGGGCTTgagggaagaagatggaggttGTCGAGCAATGCAACGACAACTTTCATCATGATTTCTAGGTGTTCAGATACATGATAAGGCCAGATCTCGCGGAACGGATTAATGACACACCGCCTGAGACAGTCAAAAGTACTAAGGCTACCCTGCATCTTCTGAACACCCGAAGTAAGGGGGCGACATTTTGATAGAAAGTTTCCGATGCTAATGTTTTATATCTCTCTAATCTTGTGTACTCTGATATGAATTTCTTCTGATAAACTCTATGTCTATAAGCTCTCGATGTTCCATAGCAGGAATGCATCGCGGTTTCACTTAAAGTTAGCCACAACCTTGACTATAAGAAGCCACAGTTTTACAAAGTTGAGAAATGGATCTGCTCTCATGATCCAAAGTTAATGCTTTGTAGAACTAAAAAGATGGAAACAATAGCAACTTCTTCATTTCGATTACAAGGGCTATGTGTATATTCTCCCGCTCAAGCTAAGCCTGGTGACAGTTCAATTCTCTCAGTCCAATTCGTTGGCCTCCCCATAGTGACAATCGCTTTTCTCTTGGTCAGGTCCATATTAATGGTGAAGAGTGTTGCTTTGCCGTTCCCGGGTGAGAACTGATCACGGTTGATTGCTGTTGGATAACCTTGCTCATccttgaagaagtcaaagaatGAAGAATGGTCGATGGTTGAAGTCGCCAAtctctcatcaagaagctgggCGATGCGCTTGATGCGGTCGCTGGAATCGGGTATCCAGCCGGGCTCATCTACCCCGGGATGGTCAAGAAGTAGATGGTTCGTGTGAATAAGTGTTCCGTTGCCGTCAAAATTGATCTCTTTGATCCCTATGCTGGTGCATTCCAAGCCTATAGCTTCAGACGGATCTGATACGAGAATATGACCACTTCCTGCTGTGCCAACTTCATACAGCTTCTCGGCTACTTCGCGCGCCGAATGAGATTCCAAAGCTGTTCGCAGAGCGAGATGAATGGGGATTTTGGTGTTATCAACGCCCCGAGCTCGGATAGCGTTTAGACAAGTTCCTACACCAGAGGAGTTGATACCAATCTTGCCAATTACACCCCCTTCAGTCACCATGGAGATATCAGGTATATCTGTTCCAGGCTGAGAGATATGACAGACGAACAGATTAGGTGCTTGTTCAGGCTGCCAGTCCCAGTTCTGCGCAAGGAGAACCTCCCCGTTAGGCTGACGAAATGCAGCGCTCGTGCAGCCATCGGTCTGGATAGGTGCACTCGGGACTCGAGTATATAAGCCGAATGTGATCTCTGTTCGAACGTTGAGAGCGACGATATCAACTAGCTCGAAGCCAGCGCCGTCCGCTAAACCTTGAAGCTCCTCGACATAGCGTGGGAATAGTGTTTGCAGAGGCTGAATGTATTGGTGAGCCTCTTGGCGTACTGCCTCCCAGTTCATGGCGCATGATTCTTGGAACAGATCTTTGTAAAAGGCGATAGATCCTACAACCCTGTCTTTTGCAGCTGTGCCATGTTGATGACCAATCTGTATTTGAATAGTAAGTTAGTCCCCAAGATTGGACTACGACGTTAGCAGAATGG is from Fusarium musae strain F31 chromosome 4, whole genome shotgun sequence and encodes:
- a CDS encoding hypothetical protein (MEROPS:MER0004220), which codes for MLEVHCSGTPYEIGHQHGTAAKDRVVGSIAFYKDLFQESCAMNWEAVRQEAHQYIQPLQTLFPRYVEELQGLADGAGFELVDIVALNVRTEITFGLYTRVPSAPIQTDGCTSAAFRQPNGEVLLAQNWDWQPEQAPNLFVCHISQPGTDIPDISMVTEGGVIGKIGINSSGVGTCLNAIRARGVDNTKIPIHLALRTALESHSAREVAEKLYEVGTAGSGHILVSDPSEAIGLECTSIGIKEINFDGNGTLIHTNHLLLDHPGVDEPGWIPDSSDRIKRIAQLLDERLATSTIDHSSFFDFFKDEQGYPTAINRDQFSPGNGKATLFTINMDLTKRKAIVTMGRPTNWTERIELSPGLA